The Candidatus Omnitrophota bacterium genome includes the window TTGTCAAAAATACTCGGAATAATGTATTCTTCGCTCAACTGGTCCTTCAAAACAAGACCGGCCAAAGCATCGCTGGCGGCCAATTTCATTTCTTCATTGATCTCCCTGGCGCGGACATTCAAAGCGCCGCGGAAGATCCCCGGAAAAGCCAGCGCGTTATTGATCTGGTTGGGAAAATCCGAACGGCCGGTGGCGAAGATCCTGCAAATTTCGCACGCCTCGTGGGGGTTGACCTCCGGATCAGGGTTCGCCAGAGCGAACACGATCCGGTCTTGCCCCATCTTCTTGAGATCGTCAACGGACAATAAATTCCCCGCTGATACACCGATCAAAACATCCGCCCCCTGCAAGGCCTCTTTTAAAGACATCACCGGATTCTCCGTTTTAAATGAAAAAAGGTCCTGCCTGACCTTGTCCGCGTTGCCCTCATGAACGCTCAATACGACCCCTTTTCTGTTACAGGCCGACAAATTCCTTGCCCCTGCCGCGAGCATGATCTGGCAGCAGGCCGACCCCGCCGATCCAAGACCGCTGACCACAATGCGGACATCCCGGATGTCCTTCTGGACGACTTTCAAAGCATTCTTCAAAGCCGCCAGCACAACGACTGCCGTGCCATGCTGGTCATCATGCATGACCGGAATGTTCAATATTTTTTTCAACCTTGACTCGATCTCAAAACAGCGCGGGGCGCTGATATCCTCCAGATTGATGCCTCCAAAAACCGGGGCGATATTCTTGATCGTTGCAATAATTTCCTCCACATCCTGCGTGGCCAGACAAATGGGCCAGGCATCAATGTCGGCGAATTCCTTAAAAAGCATGGCCTTGCCTTCCATGACCGGCAAAGCCGCTTCAGGCCCGAGATTGCCCAGGCCCAATATCGCCGAACCATCGGTGACAACGGCGATGCTGTTGCTTTTGATGGTCAGCATATTGACCTTGGAATGGTCTTGCGCAATGGCTTTGGACACCTCG containing:
- a CDS encoding NAD-dependent malic enzyme, with amino-acid sequence MRLTVRLELLNKPGIFARVVKIIADEHANLGAVDIVEAMPHKVVRDVTFDIGDEKHGRRIIDALNAVENIKVVSFSDPIFLLHLGGKIHIQNKVPLKTRDQLSMAYTPGVAEVSKAIAQDHSKVNMLTIKSNSIAVVTDGSAILGLGNLGPEAALPVMEGKAMLFKEFADIDAWPICLATQDVEEIIATIKNIAPVFGGINLEDISAPRCFEIESRLKKILNIPVMHDDQHGTAVVVLAALKNALKVVQKDIRDVRIVVSGLGSAGSACCQIMLAAGARNLSACNRKGVVLSVHEGNADKVRQDLFSFKTENPVMSLKEALQGADVLIGVSAGNLLSVDDLKKMGQDRIVFALANPDPEVNPHEACEICRIFATGRSDFPNQINNALAFPGIFRGALNVRAREINEEMKLAASDALAGLVLKDQLSEEYIIPSIFDKRVVMAVAKAVEEAAHKTGVARKKRLD